A genomic stretch from Komagataeibacter xylinus includes:
- a CDS encoding DegQ family serine endoprotease, which produces MSFRAAVFSRSCLAMGLVTALGGHAARAVDTAPASTPVPAPATPPAAAAPLRLPGEGRNMPDSFADLAARLLPAVVNVSTTEMVRPGEDDDDGDDGDSAPQVPNFPEGSPFEKFFHDFMNRQGSPNAPPRKMQALGSGFIIDPSGVIVTNNHVVRHADQITITLQDNTVLKARLLGHDDRTDLAVLKVDSPKPLPAVPFGDSDHARVGDWVLAIGNPFGLSGTVTAGIVSSRGRNIEQGPYDDFIQTDAPINKGNSGGPLFNLRGEVIGINTAIFSPSGGSIGIGFSIPSAEAQGIIEQLRHHGRVTRGWIGVRIQDVTQEIADGLGLKSPHGALIAGVEPKGPAAVAHLQTGDVIQSLNGKDIDGRALPRLVAELAGGSVAHLGIWRKGQQMNVAITIGALPEEKTDKADSRPASKNPAQGSLAIAGMGFTVGEIDDIARQKYNMAEGQKGVLVTGVTDDSPAAERGLRPGDVVTEVQQSAVNTPADLRRQIDAARAQHRKTVLFLVQNADGLRWVPFPLPEGSGH; this is translated from the coding sequence ATGTCCTTTCGCGCCGCAGTCTTTTCCCGATCCTGCCTTGCCATGGGGCTGGTCACGGCCCTTGGGGGCCACGCCGCCCGCGCGGTCGATACCGCCCCGGCGTCAACACCCGTTCCGGCCCCCGCCACGCCGCCTGCCGCCGCAGCGCCGCTGCGCCTGCCCGGCGAGGGGCGCAACATGCCCGACAGCTTTGCCGACCTCGCGGCCCGGCTGCTGCCCGCCGTGGTCAACGTGTCCACCACCGAGATGGTCCGCCCCGGTGAGGACGATGACGACGGCGATGATGGCGACAGCGCGCCGCAGGTGCCCAACTTCCCTGAAGGTTCGCCGTTCGAGAAGTTCTTCCACGACTTCATGAACCGCCAGGGCAGCCCCAACGCGCCGCCACGCAAGATGCAGGCGCTTGGCTCGGGCTTCATCATCGACCCTTCCGGCGTGATCGTGACCAACAACCACGTCGTGCGCCATGCAGACCAGATCACCATCACGCTGCAGGACAACACCGTGCTCAAGGCCCGCCTGCTCGGCCATGATGACCGCACCGATCTTGCCGTGCTGAAAGTCGACAGCCCCAAGCCCCTGCCCGCCGTGCCGTTTGGTGATAGCGACCACGCCCGCGTGGGCGACTGGGTGCTGGCGATTGGCAACCCCTTTGGCCTGTCAGGCACGGTTACGGCGGGCATCGTGTCCTCACGCGGGCGCAATATCGAGCAGGGGCCGTATGATGATTTCATCCAGACCGATGCGCCCATCAACAAGGGCAATTCCGGTGGCCCGCTGTTCAACCTGCGCGGCGAGGTGATCGGTATCAATACCGCCATCTTCTCGCCTTCGGGCGGGTCGATCGGCATCGGCTTTTCCATCCCCTCGGCGGAAGCGCAGGGCATCATCGAGCAGCTCCGCCACCATGGCCGGGTCACGCGCGGGTGGATTGGCGTGCGCATTCAGGACGTGACGCAGGAAATTGCCGATGGGCTGGGGCTGAAAAGCCCCCACGGCGCGCTGATCGCGGGCGTCGAGCCCAAGGGGCCCGCGGCGGTGGCGCATCTGCAGACCGGCGACGTGATCCAGAGCCTGAACGGCAAGGACATTGATGGCCGCGCCCTGCCGCGCCTCGTGGCCGAGCTTGCCGGCGGCAGTGTGGCGCATCTGGGCATCTGGCGTAAGGGCCAGCAGATGAACGTGGCCATTACCATCGGCGCCCTGCCCGAGGAAAAGACCGACAAGGCCGACAGCAGGCCCGCCAGCAAAAACCCTGCCCAGGGCAGCCTGGCCATTGCGGGCATGGGCTTTACCGTGGGCGAGATCGATGACATCGCGCGCCAGAAATACAACATGGCCGAAGGGCAGAAGGGCGTGCTGGTGACCGGTGTGACCGATGACAGCCCCGCCGCCGAGCGCGGCCTGCGCCCCGGTGATGTGGTGACCGAGGTGCAGCAGTCGGCTGTCAACACGCCCGCCGACCTGCGCCGCCAGATCGACGCCGCCCGCGCCCAGCACCGCAAGACCGTGCTGTTCCTGGTGCAGAATGCCGATGGGCTGCGCTGGGTGCCCTTCCCCCTGCCTGAGGGGAGCGGGCACTGA
- a CDS encoding OpgC family protein — MGISSERAQAPHRRDHRIDALRGAALLMMCIDHIPQNWLNRFTMRNIGFADAAEVFVLLAGYASWLAYGRAFAKKPVVEVLGRIGRRCWQLYVFQIVMVVVCIATIRIWRHFWPVPVDFLEPELAHGLDSVWRVLSLVALPGNLNILPLYIVLLLGFAPLYALLRGVGTPVVLGLSAAVWLGVNYDPRLNFPNWLDPDGWYFDPLAWQFLFVLGVCAARVAGRHDGSLPRSRLFAGLCALYLMFSAVQSFPWTDWGFVDLRPVVMALPDKMILSPWRLVDVLALFYLVQSSPRATVWASTRPGQLMALFGRHSLEIFTAGTLIDLYGRLVLTSFGTGWMMQVVVNVAGFYVLLAVARVKERQRVAARQRRAAPMPAGAPLCRG, encoded by the coding sequence ATGGGCATTTCCAGCGAGCGGGCGCAGGCCCCGCACCGGCGCGACCACCGTATCGACGCCCTGCGGGGCGCGGCACTCCTCATGATGTGCATCGACCATATTCCCCAGAACTGGCTCAACCGCTTTACCATGCGCAATATCGGCTTTGCCGATGCGGCAGAGGTGTTCGTGCTGCTGGCGGGCTATGCCTCATGGCTGGCCTATGGGCGGGCTTTTGCCAAAAAGCCGGTGGTCGAGGTGCTGGGGCGCATCGGGCGGCGGTGCTGGCAGCTTTACGTGTTCCAGATCGTGATGGTGGTGGTGTGTATCGCGACCATCCGCATCTGGCGGCATTTCTGGCCGGTGCCGGTTGATTTTCTGGAGCCGGAACTGGCGCACGGGCTGGATTCGGTCTGGCGGGTGCTCTCGCTCGTGGCGCTGCCGGGCAACCTCAACATCCTGCCGCTCTATATCGTGCTGCTGCTGGGGTTCGCCCCGCTCTACGCCCTGCTGCGCGGGGTGGGCACGCCGGTGGTGCTGGGGCTGAGTGCGGCGGTATGGCTGGGGGTCAATTACGACCCGCGGCTGAACTTTCCCAACTGGCTCGACCCCGATGGCTGGTATTTCGACCCGCTGGCCTGGCAGTTCCTGTTCGTGCTGGGCGTGTGCGCGGCCCGGGTTGCGGGCCGGCATGATGGCAGCCTGCCGCGTTCGCGCCTGTTTGCAGGCCTGTGCGCGCTCTATCTGATGTTTTCCGCCGTGCAGTCCTTTCCGTGGACGGACTGGGGATTTGTCGACCTGCGGCCCGTGGTCATGGCGCTGCCTGACAAGATGATCCTCTCGCCATGGCGGCTGGTTGACGTGCTGGCCCTGTTCTACCTCGTGCAGTCTTCGCCGCGCGCGACGGTGTGGGCCAGTACGCGGCCGGGCCAGCTCATGGCGCTGTTTGGCCGCCACTCGCTTGAAATCTTCACCGCGGGCACACTGATCGACCTGTACGGGCGGCTGGTGCTGACCAGTTTTGGCACCGGGTGGATGATGCAGGTGGTGGTGAACGTGGCGGGTTTCTATGTGCTGCTGGCCGTAGCAAGGGTGAAGGAGCGCCAGCGCGTGGCGGCAAGGCAGCGCAGGGCCGCGCCCATGCCCGCAGGCGCCCCGTTATGCCGGGGGTGA
- a CDS encoding Mrp/NBP35 family ATP-binding protein yields MTSPDRATIETVLRQVCTDDKAASVAELGSLDAFMMRDGVLHVALATDRARAERLQPLLPALERALVGAVPGSTGASVILTAHRPAPAPTTPAPAAGGGHRPLNLGGGKAGKAPTGPLPAGVGVVIAVASGKGGVGKSTTAVNLAVGLGLEGLKVGLMDADVHGPSLPRMMGVNGQPEVRDGRLIPPHKWGISAMSIGMLVEEDKAMIWRGPMVMGAIGQLLGDVEWGALDVLVVDMPPGTGDAQLTLAQKTALAGAIIVSTPQDIALLDARRGVTMFEKMNVPVLGVVENMSYFCCPNCNHRTELFGHGGARAEAEKMGVPFLGEIPLLADIRASADEGAPIVIAAPDSPAGQAYRALAHTVGTTLRRVLDRKKSGS; encoded by the coding sequence ATGACCAGTCCCGACCGGGCAACCATAGAAACCGTGCTGCGACAGGTGTGCACGGACGATAAGGCCGCAAGCGTTGCGGAACTGGGCAGCCTTGATGCCTTCATGATGCGTGACGGCGTGCTCCATGTTGCCCTGGCGACCGACCGGGCGCGGGCCGAGCGCCTGCAACCCCTGTTGCCCGCACTCGAACGCGCCCTTGTTGGTGCGGTTCCCGGCAGCACGGGGGCCAGTGTCATCCTGACCGCGCACCGCCCTGCCCCCGCACCTACCACGCCCGCACCCGCAGCGGGCGGCGGCCACCGTCCGCTCAACCTTGGCGGCGGCAAGGCGGGCAAGGCCCCCACCGGCCCGCTGCCCGCAGGGGTTGGCGTGGTCATTGCCGTGGCCTCGGGCAAAGGGGGGGTGGGCAAGTCCACCACGGCGGTCAACCTTGCCGTGGGGCTGGGGCTGGAAGGGCTGAAGGTGGGGCTGATGGATGCCGACGTGCATGGCCCCTCCCTGCCGCGCATGATGGGCGTGAACGGCCAGCCCGAAGTGCGCGATGGCCGCCTGATCCCGCCGCATAAATGGGGCATTTCCGCCATGTCGATCGGCATGCTGGTGGAAGAGGACAAGGCCATGATCTGGCGCGGGCCGATGGTGATGGGCGCCATAGGCCAGCTGCTGGGCGATGTGGAATGGGGCGCGCTTGACGTGCTGGTGGTGGACATGCCGCCCGGCACGGGTGATGCCCAGCTAACCTTGGCCCAGAAAACCGCCCTGGCCGGGGCCATTATCGTCTCGACCCCGCAGGATATCGCCCTGCTCGATGCCCGGCGCGGTGTGACCATGTTCGAGAAGATGAACGTGCCGGTTCTGGGTGTTGTGGAGAACATGTCCTATTTCTGCTGCCCCAACTGCAACCACCGCACCGAGTTGTTCGGCCATGGCGGGGCGCGGGCGGAAGCCGAAAAGATGGGCGTGCCCTTTCTGGGCGAGATCCCGCTGCTGGCCGATATCCGCGCCAGCGCCGATGAAGGTGCGCCCATCGTGATCGCGGCCCCTGACAGCCCGGCAGGGCAGGCCTATCGCGCGCTGGCCCATACGGTGGGCACGACGCTGCGCCGGGTGCTGGACAGGAAGAAGTCGGGTTCCTGA
- a CDS encoding TerB family tellurite resistance protein, whose protein sequence is MAIWGKIFGGVAGFAVGGPMGAVVGTALGHAADNGSLLETPAGGWTDRWGPRLNADPNGAATFMAAKMAAAMGKRDQLYGLVIIILSAKVAKCDGSVNRAEIDAFKRRFHLPPENMKEVGRLFDNARQRTDDYRAFASELGRAFANKTDMLEEALAALFVIARADGPVNMQEEAFLRGVHKAFNLSPGAWDRASEGGARPGVSEIDAYEVLGISRDASNDEVRVVWRRLVREHHPDVLAARGASEAMRAQGEARIAQINAAWDRIKRDRKL, encoded by the coding sequence ATGGCAATCTGGGGCAAGATTTTTGGTGGCGTTGCGGGGTTCGCGGTTGGCGGCCCCATGGGCGCGGTCGTGGGCACGGCGCTCGGGCACGCAGCGGATAACGGCTCACTGCTGGAAACCCCCGCAGGCGGCTGGACCGATCGCTGGGGCCCGCGGCTCAATGCCGACCCCAACGGGGCGGCCACCTTCATGGCGGCCAAGATGGCTGCGGCCATGGGCAAGCGCGACCAGTTATACGGGCTGGTCATCATCATCCTGTCCGCCAAGGTGGCCAAATGCGACGGGTCGGTGAACCGCGCCGAGATCGACGCCTTCAAGCGCCGCTTCCATCTCCCGCCCGAGAACATGAAGGAAGTGGGCCGCCTGTTCGATAACGCCCGCCAGCGCACCGATGATTACAGGGCTTTCGCCTCCGAGTTGGGCCGCGCGTTTGCCAACAAGACCGACATGCTGGAGGAGGCGCTGGCCGCGCTGTTCGTCATTGCCCGTGCTGACGGGCCGGTCAACATGCAGGAGGAAGCCTTTCTGCGCGGCGTGCACAAGGCCTTCAACCTCAGCCCCGGTGCATGGGACCGCGCGAGCGAAGGCGGTGCCCGCCCCGGCGTGAGCGAAATCGATGCCTATGAGGTGCTGGGCATTTCACGCGATGCGAGCAATGACGAAGTGCGCGTGGTCTGGCGCCGCCTCGTGCGCGAGCACCACCCCGATGTGCTGGCCGCGCGCGGGGCGAGTGAGGCCATGCGCGCGCAGGGCGAGGCCCGGATTGCCCAGATCAATGCGGCGTGGGACCGGATCAAGCGGGATCGCAAGCTGTAG
- a CDS encoding ribbon-helix-helix domain-containing protein — translation MSEPPAMPLPAQRAARMLHKRSLNLSGHRTSVALEPEFWHALHLIAQARGLALAALVGQVDAARPPDRPLASALRVEALREWMPALPEMAGADGQDQLG, via the coding sequence ATGAGCGAGCCGCCCGCCATGCCGCTGCCCGCCCAGCGGGCTGCCCGGATGCTGCACAAGCGCAGCCTCAACCTGTCGGGCCACCGCACCAGCGTGGCGCTGGAGCCGGAGTTCTGGCACGCGCTGCACCTTATTGCCCAGGCACGCGGTCTGGCACTTGCCGCCCTTGTGGGGCAGGTCGATGCCGCCCGCCCGCCAGACCGGCCTCTGGCGTCTGCCCTGCGGGTGGAGGCATTGCGCGAATGGATGCCAGCCCTGCCCGAAATGGCGGGTGCGGACGGGCAAGATCAGTTGGGTTGA
- the queG gene encoding tRNA epoxyqueuosine(34) reductase QueG: MAQASPDPARLAVRIADHARALGFDAVGFAPARLDEATRARLAAFVENGFAGSMGWMAERMAQRGDPATLWPEVRSVIALGLNYAPQGDALATTRVPDAGNISVYARNRDYHDVVKGMLKHLAQFVVNEGRRAGSETQVKVFVDTAPVMEKPLAQNAGLGWQGKHTSLVSRQHGSWLFLGEVYTTLDLPQSAPSGGGCGSCTRCLEACPTDAFPAPGVMDARRCISYLTIENRDPIPVELRPAMGNRIYGCDDCLAVCPWNRFAQATSHMKLAARDDLHAPALVELAGLDDAGFRARFSGSPIKRIGRNRFVRNVAVAIGNSGQAALRPVVSRLCNDPDPVVAEAARWATLRLPA; the protein is encoded by the coding sequence ATGGCACAGGCGTCGCCTGATCCGGCCCGCCTTGCGGTCCGCATTGCAGATCACGCGCGCGCGCTGGGTTTTGATGCCGTGGGGTTTGCGCCCGCCCGGCTCGATGAGGCGACGCGCGCGCGCCTTGCCGCCTTTGTGGAGAATGGATTTGCGGGCAGCATGGGCTGGATGGCCGAGCGCATGGCCCAGCGCGGCGACCCCGCCACCCTGTGGCCCGAGGTGCGCAGCGTGATCGCGCTGGGGCTGAACTACGCGCCACAGGGCGATGCACTGGCCACCACGCGGGTGCCTGATGCGGGCAATATTTCGGTCTATGCCCGCAACCGCGACTACCATGACGTGGTCAAGGGCATGCTCAAGCATCTGGCGCAGTTTGTGGTGAACGAGGGCAGGCGGGCAGGCAGCGAGACGCAGGTCAAGGTGTTTGTCGATACCGCCCCGGTCATGGAAAAACCGCTGGCGCAGAATGCGGGGTTGGGCTGGCAGGGCAAGCATACCTCGCTGGTGTCGCGGCAGCACGGGAGCTGGCTGTTTCTGGGCGAGGTCTACACCACGCTCGACCTGCCGCAATCCGCCCCCTCGGGCGGCGGGTGCGGCAGTTGCACCCGCTGCCTTGAGGCCTGCCCGACCGATGCCTTTCCCGCACCCGGCGTAATGGATGCACGGCGATGCATCTCCTATCTCACCATCGAGAACCGCGACCCGATTCCCGTTGAGCTGCGCCCCGCCATGGGCAACCGCATCTATGGCTGCGATGACTGCCTTGCCGTCTGCCCGTGGAACCGATTCGCGCAGGCCACCAGCCACATGAAGCTCGCCGCGCGTGATGACCTGCACGCCCCTGCGCTGGTGGAACTTGCCGGGCTGGATGATGCAGGCTTCCGGGCGCGTTTTTCCGGCTCGCCCATCAAGCGCATCGGGCGCAACCGCTTTGTGCGCAATGTGGCGGTAGCCATTGGCAATAGCGGGCAGGCGGCCCTGCGCCCGGTGGTGAGCCGCCTGTGCAATGACCCTGATCCCGTCGTGGCAGAGGCCGCCCGATGGGCCACGCTGCGGCTGCCTGCATGA